In Tenacibaculum pacificus, a single window of DNA contains:
- the gcvH gene encoding glycine cleavage system protein GcvH, with product MNIPSELKFTKDHEWVKIEEGVATIGITDFAQGELGDIVYVDVDTLDETLDIEEVFGSVEAVKTVSDLFMPLSGEVIEFNEKLEDEPELVNSDPYGNGWMIKIKLSDDSQVADLLSAEGYQELIKG from the coding sequence ATGAACATTCCATCAGAATTAAAGTTTACAAAAGACCACGAGTGGGTTAAGATAGAAGAAGGTGTAGCTACAATTGGTATTACTGATTTTGCACAAGGAGAATTAGGAGATATCGTATATGTAGATGTTGATACTTTAGATGAAACTTTAGATATTGAAGAAGTTTTTGGTTCAGTAGAAGCAGTTAAAACAGTATCTGACCTTTTTATGCCTTTATCAGGAGAGGTAATCGAATTTAATGAAAAGTTAGAAGATGAGCCAGAATTGGTAAACTCTGATCCTTACGGTAACGGTTGGATGATAAAAATTAAATTATCAGACGATTCACAAGTAGCAGATTTATTAAGTGCTGAAGGGTATCAAGAGCTTATTAAAGGATAA
- a CDS encoding VanZ family protein: protein MLKGIKSLLKDNLTKIAILITISIAILSLIKIGKQPAIIQINHLDKYEHAFAYFVLCFVWLLAYSKTKNNSFIVVFCCVFYGIIIEALQVTITTYRSGDVLDIVANTTGILIAYITYFLFLEKM from the coding sequence GTGCTGAAGGGTATCAAGAGCTTATTAAAGGATAATTTAACAAAAATAGCAATACTAATAACCATTAGTATTGCTATTCTTAGTTTAATTAAAATTGGAAAGCAACCAGCTATAATTCAAATAAATCATTTAGATAAATACGAGCATGCATTTGCTTATTTTGTTTTATGCTTTGTTTGGTTATTGGCTTATAGTAAAACAAAAAATAATAGTTTTATAGTTGTTTTTTGCTGCGTATTTTACGGCATAATTATTGAAGCTCTTCAAGTTACAATAACTACATACCGTTCAGGTGATGTTTTAGACATTGTAGCAAATACGACGGGTATTTTAATAGCTTATATTACGTACTTTCTTTTTTTAGAAAAAATGTAA
- a CDS encoding energy transducer TonB, with product MKIISTPVIVKNTNVIEETIIKSTKENKKTTIKSIIKEPKIVEIVEKTIPINNVQNAPVFKGCEGLSEEENRKCFERKIQRHVQRHFNSEIAQDVGLSSGKYKILTQFIINKSGIVSDIKIRAPHKKLEKETNKVVRKIPNFTPGKQNKKAVKVKYTLPITFKVE from the coding sequence ATGAAAATAATTAGTACCCCAGTAATTGTTAAAAATACTAATGTTATTGAAGAAACAATTATAAAATCAACAAAAGAAAATAAGAAAACAACAATTAAATCGATTATAAAAGAACCGAAAATTGTTGAAATAGTAGAGAAAACAATACCTATAAATAATGTTCAAAATGCGCCAGTTTTTAAAGGTTGTGAAGGTTTATCCGAAGAAGAAAATAGAAAATGCTTCGAGCGTAAAATACAACGACATGTTCAGCGACATTTTAATTCAGAAATAGCACAAGATGTAGGATTAAGTTCTGGTAAATATAAAATATTAACTCAATTTATAATAAATAAATCAGGAATAGTATCTGATATCAAAATTAGAGCTCCTCATAAAAAATTAGAAAAAGAAACAAATAAAGTAGTGCGTAAAATACCTAATTTTACACCAGGAAAACAAAATAAGAAAGCTGTAAAAGTTAAATATACCTTACCGATTACTTTTAAAGTAGAATAA
- a CDS encoding energy transducer TonB codes for MEIKKNPKSNLENYSKLFMQLGLVLALFVTYVAIENKTYDKTYGDLGEVTMASEIEEETIELNIEPPKPKQNTPPPPAPEKIEVVEDEKEVEETVIESTETDESEAVEVEDIEEAVEEEEVVEDVPFSIIEEVPIYPGCTGSKAEKKACLNKKLQKHIQRNFDAELANELGLSPGKKRIYVQFKIDKDGSITSVNARAPHPRLKKEAIRIAKKIPKMKPGRQRGRPVRVGYTLPITFNVE; via the coding sequence ATGGAAATTAAGAAGAATCCAAAGTCAAACTTAGAGAATTATAGTAAACTGTTTATGCAGTTAGGTTTGGTTTTAGCTTTATTTGTAACATATGTTGCAATTGAAAATAAAACATATGATAAAACATATGGAGATTTAGGTGAAGTGACTATGGCTTCTGAAATTGAAGAAGAAACAATAGAACTTAATATTGAACCACCAAAACCAAAACAAAACACACCTCCACCACCAGCACCAGAAAAAATAGAGGTTGTTGAAGATGAAAAGGAAGTTGAAGAAACCGTTATTGAATCGACTGAAACTGATGAATCTGAAGCTGTTGAAGTAGAAGATATTGAAGAGGCTGTTGAAGAAGAAGAAGTTGTAGAAGATGTACCTTTTTCTATTATTGAAGAAGTGCCTATTTACCCTGGATGTACAGGTTCTAAAGCTGAGAAAAAAGCTTGTTTAAATAAAAAATTACAAAAGCATATCCAACGTAATTTTGATGCTGAATTAGCAAACGAATTAGGGTTATCTCCTGGTAAGAAACGTATTTATGTTCAATTTAAAATTGATAAAGACGGATCTATAACAAGTGTTAATGCAAGAGCACCTCACCCAAGATTAAAAAAAGAAGCTATTCGTATAGCTAAAAAGATACCTAAAATGAAACCAGGTAGACAAAGAGGTAGACCAGTAAGAGTAGGGTATACATTACCTATTACTTTTAATGTAGAATAA
- a CDS encoding acyltransferase: MDKTNSYFSHETAIIDDNCIIGKETKIWHFSHIMSNCKIGNYCNIGQNVVISPEVILGNNVKVQNNVSIYTGVICEDDVFLGPSMVFTNVINPRSAINRKDQYLKTIVKKGASIGANATIVCGNNIGEYAFVGAGAVVTKEVLPYALVVGNPSKQIGWVSEYGHRLEFDENNEAICFESFQKYYLEKDKVIKL; the protein is encoded by the coding sequence ATGGATAAAACGAACTCTTATTTTTCTCACGAAACTGCTATAATTGATGATAATTGTATTATTGGTAAAGAAACCAAAATTTGGCATTTTAGTCATATAATGTCTAATTGTAAAATTGGTAATTATTGTAATATAGGTCAAAATGTAGTGATTTCTCCAGAAGTAATTTTAGGAAATAATGTGAAAGTGCAAAATAATGTATCTATTTATACAGGTGTTATTTGTGAAGATGATGTTTTTTTAGGTCCATCAATGGTTTTTACCAATGTAATAAATCCTAGAAGCGCTATAAATAGAAAAGATCAATATTTAAAAACTATAGTTAAAAAAGGTGCTAGTATTGGTGCTAATGCAACTATAGTTTGTGGTAATAATATTGGTGAATATGCATTTGTAGGAGCAGGAGCAGTGGTTACAAAAGAAGTACTTCCTTATGCTTTGGTTGTAGGAAATCCATCTAAACAAATAGGATGGGTTAGTGAATATGGACATCGATTAGAATTTGATGAGAATAATGAAGCAATATGCTTTGAAAGCTTTCAAAAATATTATTTAGAAAAAGATAAAGTAATTAAATTATAA
- the sov gene encoding T9SS outer membrane translocon Sov/SprA, whose translation MKKTVINIFLTTLTLLVSVVSFSQNTVSNKKNAVKKDTVIPLKYNFSNNQKGGLFLNNPTEKIVSYDKAINKFVLVEKIGDYYIGTPIFMTPNEYKKYRLNNDLKDYFKEKIDATNPNKKGSKKARKNLLPKYYVNSKFFESIFGGNTVDVKPTGQVNIKLGGVYQKNENPQISIENQTSFTFDFDQQISLGLQAKIGERLKVTANYDTQSTFDFQNIIKLEYAPTEDDIIQNIEAGNISMPIKNSLINGAQTLFGVKTELQFGKTFITAAFSQQNSQSKTVVAEGGATIEPFELRASDYDNDRHFFLGQYFRETYKKALGNYPLINSPINITRVEVWVTNTSQNVTDYRSIVGLADLGESNTKSTSNNLVNDEVEDLTINPAKANGFNIPDNNVNNLKGLLAEGSKIRDVATVDAAINELGIPAKQGYNYSYLQNARKLQPNEFKVHNQLGFVSLNRRLNDGEVLAVAYEYTVVGASNGETVFKVGEFSNDGVVAPSNLVVKLLRSEILNTIRPNTSAPGFLGVAFPTWQLMMKNVYALGAFPLQREGFRIELLYRDDQTGTLQNTLQKALTPDVSEKPLLRIFNLDKLDQSEYAVPEGDGFFDYVEGVTVSSERGYVIFPEPEPFGNDLKGELTNTTDQEKYLFEELYLTTKIQAKNEYQNKDKFFLKGYFKSATSRGISLGGFNIPRGSVSVTAGGRQLVEGIDYVVDYQLGRVQILDPGLEASGIPINATTESNNLFSQQRKTFIGIDVEHRFSEDFTLGGTYLNVSEKPITPKVNFGGEPINNTMLGLNLDYSSEVPYLTKLANRLPFVETEVPSNVSVRADFAYLIPGSPSGIDIDGAATSYLDDFEASEIPINLSSPQQWFLASTPESPGFNGGSGDLSYNYNRAKIAWYNVDQLFYANGNRPSNIDENELSRNEVRQIRYNELFPNTDLDITQQNLVRTLDLAYYPSERGPYNYNVSPEIAEKRWGGIMRPLTTNNFEQANVEYIQFWLMDPYENYSITEAEGLPAGVNHQDLSNQVGKLFINLGNVSEDILKDGRKQYENGLPEDGVKTDELNVNKTAWGNIPINPSILYAFDNDDGHRTNQDIGLDGLNDEDEKTHLKERHSFTDTQIATFGDDPAGDNFQYFRGGAIEASSPSVLSRYKNFNGTQGNSPTASQSTESYPTSSTAYPDTEDINKDQTMNPVNSYFEYEISLNHDDLKKGQNNIIDAKSEPITLANGTTRNTTWYQFRIPVRNDAKAINGISDFNSIRFIRMFLTEFKMPVVLRFGELELVRGDWRRYTKTFPETGVPENLKSEELNKFEVGVVSIEQNQEKYQLPPGITREELQGTNRIQRQNEQSVTLKVTDLPAGEKRTIYKNISIDMRRYKKLLMFLHAEAPTGSRTDNDDMTAIIRLGTDLNDNYYEIEKPLKLSTSNTTSRDVWPEVNDLEIPLEELANLKLERSDVSDVFSSTSSNGLKISVKGNPTLAQIRTVMLGVKNNSNLEETAEVWFNELRVVGFDNKGGWATVINADANLADVMDLSLAGKMSTIGFGSIEDRVQQRSIEEIKQYSVATNIQLGKMMPKKWNMQLPMSYSYGEEFRDPKYDPQFQDIELKNALDKNPNSKNAQDYTRRKSISFINVKKNKNSESKKIPKFYDVENVSVSYAHNEELHKDYNIEKFENKNVMAAASYNFNFKPFVIEPFKKSKLFKSKYLKLVKDLNINPVPKTLAFNSRINRNYNSQKSRNLIEGLSEQTELVQRRFLFNWDYTIGFDLTKSLQLNFNATNNYIYDSFGNDEDLEIYDQFFTLGRPDNYHQKLNATYKLPLKKIPYLNFITADYGYTADFDWKAGSQSVVNQVDETTGETTVLDYQDVVGNMVQNANTHSLNANINFGRFYKTLGIDKLLLKGTKKQPIKKGQATLGSNASVKKAKLKKNASFGHKILKGTYDVLTSIKKGKISYSENNGTLLQGYKPSVGFLGRNNFEGGSAPSLGFVFGSQTEILNTAIQNGWLVTRDTDDPYYSKNYGKTRYKKLDYTVSVKPFKNLSIDLRGNRIHTSNLNQQLDVISDGNGNFEQNPAIKVFETGNYSISHFMLSTAFTDSEALYETFLANRATISERLSAASGLPNNDDGAGYKTTGQQAMLPAFIAAYSGTSATSVSTNVFKSIPIPNWTLRFNGLMKYKWFKKSFSSFTVSHGYKSSYTVGNYTNNLQYDTSTPTNTNNSGNYQSELLLSSATLIDEFSPLVKVDFRMKNDFSFKGEIRRDRSLTLNFNNNTLTDVKGTEYVVGFGYKIKDVKFVTRFTGKKQTLKGDVNLRADISLRDNLTLIRSVDKENSQITGGEKLFGLKFIADYNLSSSLTASFYYNHQTFQYAVSTTFPRQSINAGINIIYNLGN comes from the coding sequence TTGAAAAAGACAGTCATTAATATATTCTTAACAACACTTACTTTATTAGTAAGTGTTGTTTCGTTTTCGCAAAACACAGTAAGTAATAAAAAAAATGCTGTTAAAAAAGATACCGTTATACCTCTTAAGTATAATTTTAGTAACAATCAAAAAGGAGGTCTTTTTTTAAATAATCCAACAGAAAAAATTGTCAGCTATGACAAGGCTATTAATAAATTTGTATTGGTAGAAAAAATTGGTGATTACTATATTGGTACACCTATTTTTATGACTCCAAATGAATATAAAAAATATCGCTTAAATAATGATTTGAAAGATTATTTCAAAGAAAAAATAGATGCGACTAACCCGAATAAAAAAGGAAGTAAAAAAGCTAGAAAAAACTTATTGCCAAAATATTATGTAAATTCTAAATTTTTTGAATCTATTTTTGGCGGAAATACAGTTGATGTAAAACCTACAGGTCAAGTAAATATAAAATTAGGAGGAGTTTATCAAAAAAATGAAAATCCTCAAATATCTATTGAAAATCAAACTAGTTTTACTTTTGATTTTGATCAGCAAATAAGCCTTGGTTTACAAGCAAAAATTGGAGAACGATTAAAGGTAACAGCAAATTATGATACCCAATCTACTTTTGATTTTCAAAATATTATTAAGTTAGAGTACGCCCCAACCGAAGATGATATTATACAAAACATTGAAGCGGGTAACATTAGTATGCCAATTAAAAACTCCTTAATAAACGGAGCGCAAACATTATTTGGTGTAAAAACAGAATTACAGTTTGGTAAAACATTTATAACGGCTGCATTTTCACAGCAAAATTCACAATCTAAAACAGTTGTTGCAGAAGGCGGTGCTACCATTGAGCCATTTGAATTACGTGCTTCCGATTATGATAATGATAGACACTTTTTTTTAGGACAGTATTTTAGAGAAACTTATAAAAAAGCATTAGGTAATTATCCATTAATAAATAGTCCAATAAATATTACTCGTGTTGAGGTTTGGGTTACCAATACTTCGCAAAATGTAACCGATTATCGTAGTATTGTAGGACTTGCCGATTTAGGTGAATCGAACACAAAAAGCACATCAAATAACTTAGTTAATGATGAAGTTGAAGACTTAACTATAAATCCTGCAAAGGCAAATGGGTTTAACATACCTGATAATAATGTTAATAATTTAAAAGGTTTATTAGCTGAAGGCAGTAAAATTAGAGATGTAGCAACTGTTGATGCTGCAATTAATGAATTAGGTATTCCTGCTAAACAAGGATACAATTATTCGTATTTGCAAAATGCAAGAAAGCTACAACCAAACGAGTTTAAAGTACATAATCAATTAGGTTTTGTATCTTTAAATAGAAGATTAAATGACGGAGAAGTTTTAGCCGTTGCTTATGAATATACTGTTGTTGGAGCTTCTAACGGAGAAACAGTATTTAAAGTAGGAGAGTTTTCTAATGATGGAGTCGTAGCGCCATCAAACTTAGTAGTAAAATTATTACGTAGTGAAATTTTAAATACGATTCGTCCGAATACAAGTGCACCAGGGTTTTTAGGAGTAGCATTTCCGACTTGGCAATTAATGATGAAAAATGTATATGCTTTAGGTGCTTTTCCGTTACAGCGTGAAGGTTTTCGTATTGAATTACTATATCGTGATGACCAAACAGGAACATTACAAAATACTTTACAAAAAGCATTAACGCCAGATGTATCAGAGAAACCACTATTGCGAATATTTAATCTAGATAAATTAGATCAAAGTGAGTATGCTGTACCTGAAGGAGATGGTTTTTTTGATTATGTAGAAGGAGTAACAGTTAGTTCAGAAAGAGGTTATGTTATTTTTCCTGAGCCAGAACCTTTTGGAAATGATTTAAAAGGCGAACTTACAAATACTACAGATCAAGAAAAATATCTTTTTGAAGAATTGTATTTAACGACTAAAATTCAAGCAAAAAATGAATATCAAAATAAAGATAAATTCTTTTTAAAAGGATATTTTAAATCAGCAACAAGTAGAGGTATTTCTCTTGGAGGATTTAATATTCCTAGAGGATCTGTTAGTGTTACTGCTGGTGGACGACAATTAGTAGAAGGAATTGATTATGTAGTAGATTATCAATTAGGAAGAGTACAAATTTTAGATCCAGGTTTAGAAGCATCAGGAATTCCTATAAATGCAACTACAGAAAGTAATAATTTATTCAGTCAACAACGAAAAACATTTATCGGTATTGATGTAGAACATCGTTTTTCCGAAGATTTTACTTTAGGAGGAACTTACTTAAATGTAAGTGAAAAACCAATAACACCAAAAGTGAATTTTGGTGGAGAACCTATCAATAATACAATGTTAGGTTTAAATTTAGATTATTCATCAGAAGTACCTTATTTAACAAAATTAGCAAACAGATTGCCGTTTGTAGAAACGGAAGTTCCATCAAATGTATCGGTTAGAGCAGATTTCGCATATTTGATACCTGGTTCGCCAAGTGGAATTGATATTGATGGAGCAGCAACATCTTATTTAGATGATTTTGAAGCATCAGAAATACCAATAAATTTAAGCTCACCACAACAATGGTTTTTAGCAAGTACACCAGAATCTCCAGGTTTTAATGGAGGGTCAGGTGATTTATCATATAATTATAACAGAGCAAAAATAGCTTGGTATAATGTAGATCAACTTTTTTATGCTAATGGAAACAGACCTAGTAACATTGATGAAAATGAACTATCAAGAAATGAAGTTCGTCAGATTCGTTACAACGAATTATTTCCAAATACTGATTTAGATATAACTCAACAAAACTTAGTACGAACTTTAGATTTAGCTTATTATCCATCAGAAAGAGGTCCCTATAATTATAATGTAAGCCCAGAAATAGCTGAAAAACGTTGGGGTGGAATTATGCGCCCGTTAACAACTAATAATTTTGAACAAGCGAATGTAGAATATATTCAGTTTTGGTTAATGGATCCGTATGAAAATTATTCAATTACAGAAGCAGAAGGTTTACCAGCAGGTGTCAATCATCAAGATTTAAGTAATCAGGTTGGTAAATTATTCATCAATTTAGGAAATGTTTCTGAAGATATTTTAAAAGATGGTCGAAAACAATATGAAAATGGTTTGCCTGAAGATGGAGTTAAAACAGACGAACTTAACGTAAACAAAACTGCTTGGGGTAATATACCGATTAATCCATCTATTTTGTATGCCTTTGATAATGATGATGGACATAGAACAAATCAAGATATTGGTTTAGATGGATTGAATGATGAAGATGAAAAAACACATCTTAAAGAACGTCATAGTTTTACTGATACTCAAATAGCTACTTTTGGAGATGATCCTGCGGGAGATAATTTTCAATATTTTAGAGGTGGAGCTATTGAAGCATCAAGTCCATCTGTTTTATCACGATATAAAAATTTTAACGGTACACAAGGAAACTCGCCAACGGCATCGCAATCAACAGAGTCGTATCCTACTTCATCAACTGCATATCCTGATACCGAAGATATTAATAAGGATCAAACAATGAATCCTGTTAATAGTTATTTTGAATATGAAATTTCATTAAATCATGATGATTTAAAAAAAGGTCAAAATAATATTATTGATGCGAAAAGCGAACCAATTACTTTGGCTAACGGAACAACACGAAATACTACTTGGTATCAATTTAGAATTCCTGTTAGAAATGATGCTAAGGCAATTAATGGAATTTCCGATTTTAATAGTATTCGTTTTATAAGAATGTTTCTTACTGAGTTTAAAATGCCAGTTGTTTTACGATTTGGTGAACTAGAATTAGTTCGTGGAGATTGGCGACGTTACACTAAAACTTTTCCAGAAACTGGAGTTCCTGAAAATTTAAAATCAGAAGAACTTAATAAGTTTGAAGTAGGTGTAGTAAGTATTGAACAAAACCAAGAAAAATATCAGTTACCGCCAGGAATTACACGTGAAGAATTACAAGGAACTAATAGAATTCAACGTCAGAATGAACAATCGGTTACTTTAAAAGTTACTGATTTACCTGCAGGTGAAAAAAGAACTATCTATAAAAATATAAGTATAGATATGCGTAGGTATAAAAAATTATTGATGTTTCTACATGCTGAAGCACCAACAGGTTCTAGAACAGATAATGATGATATGACAGCTATTATTCGTTTAGGAACTGATTTGAATGATAATTATTACGAAATTGAAAAACCATTAAAATTATCAACCTCGAATACTACTTCACGAGATGTTTGGCCAGAGGTAAATGATTTAGAAATTCCATTAGAAGAATTAGCAAACTTAAAGCTTGAGAGATCAGATGTTAGCGATGTTTTTTCATCAACAAGTTCTAATGGTTTAAAAATATCAGTAAAAGGAAATCCAACATTAGCACAGATAAGAACGGTAATGCTGGGAGTAAAAAATAATTCTAATTTAGAAGAAACAGCAGAAGTTTGGTTTAATGAATTGCGTGTAGTAGGTTTTGATAATAAAGGCGGATGGGCGACTGTTATAAATGCTGATGCAAATCTTGCTGATGTTATGGATTTATCTTTAGCAGGGAAAATGTCAACTATTGGTTTTGGAAGTATTGAAGATAGAGTACAGCAAAGAAGTATTGAAGAAATTAAACAATATAGTGTTGCAACTAATATTCAGTTAGGTAAAATGATGCCTAAAAAATGGAATATGCAATTGCCGATGAGTTATAGTTATGGTGAAGAATTTAGAGATCCTAAATATGATCCTCAATTTCAAGATATCGAATTAAAAAATGCTTTAGATAAAAATCCGAATAGTAAAAATGCGCAAGATTATACTCGTAGAAAAAGTATAAGCTTTATCAATGTTAAAAAGAATAAGAACTCTGAAAGTAAAAAAATACCAAAGTTTTATGATGTAGAAAATGTATCAGTTTCTTATGCTCATAATGAAGAACTTCATAAAGATTATAATATTGAAAAATTTGAAAATAAAAATGTAATGGCAGCGGCTAGTTATAATTTTAACTTTAAGCCTTTCGTTATTGAACCTTTTAAAAAATCAAAATTATTTAAAAGTAAATATTTAAAATTAGTAAAAGATTTAAATATAAATCCTGTTCCTAAAACACTAGCTTTTAATTCACGTATCAATAGAAATTATAATTCTCAGAAATCAAGAAATTTAATTGAAGGATTAAGTGAACAAACAGAATTAGTTCAGCGTAGGTTTTTATTTAATTGGGATTATACTATCGGTTTTGATTTAACAAAATCATTACAGTTGAATTTTAATGCAACCAATAACTATATTTATGATAGTTTTGGAAATGATGAAGATTTAGAAATATATGATCAGTTTTTTACTCTAGGACGACCTGATAATTATCATCAAAAATTAAATGCAACTTATAAATTGCCTCTTAAAAAAATACCATATTTAAATTTTATAACAGCAGATTATGGCTATACAGCAGATTTTGACTGGAAAGCTGGTTCGCAGAGTGTTGTAAATCAGGTAGATGAAACCACAGGAGAAACGACAGTTCTTGATTATCAGGATGTAGTTGGTAATATGGTTCAGAATGCGAATACACATAGTTTAAACGCGAATATTAATTTTGGTCGTTTTTATAAAACTTTGGGTATTGATAAATTATTATTAAAAGGAACTAAAAAGCAACCCATTAAAAAAGGACAAGCTACTTTAGGATCAAACGCTTCTGTAAAAAAGGCAAAGCTGAAAAAGAATGCTTCTTTTGGTCATAAAATATTGAAAGGTACATATGATGTATTAACATCAATAAAAAAAGGTAAAATTAGTTATTCTGAAAATAATGGAACTTTATTACAAGGATACAAACCTTCTGTAGGTTTCTTAGGAAGAAATAATTTTGAAGGAGGTTCTGCACCATCTTTAGGATTTGTTTTTGGTAGTCAAACAGAAATTTTAAATACTGCTATTCAAAACGGATGGTTAGTAACAAGAGATACAGATGATCCTTATTATAGTAAAAATTACGGAAAAACCAGATATAAAAAATTAGACTATACTGTTTCTGTAAAACCATTTAAAAATTTATCTATTGATTTAAGAGGAAATAGAATTCATACTAGTAATTTGAATCAACAGTTAGATGTAATTTCAGATGGTAATGGTAATTTTGAACAAAATCCAGCAATTAAAGTCTTTGAAACAGGTAATTATAGTATTAGTCATTTTATGTTAAGTACTGCTTTTACAGATAGTGAAGCTTTATATGAAACATTTTTAGCAAATAGAGCAACAATTTCAGAACGATTATCTGCTGCATCAGGGTTACCAAATAATGATGATGGAGCCGGATACAAAACAACAGGACAACAAGCAATGTTACCCGCATTTATTGCTGCTTATTCAGGTACTAGTGCAACTTCTGTAAGTACAAATGTGTTTAAGAGTATTCCAATTCCAAACTGGACATTACGTTTTAATGGGTTAATGAAGTATAAGTGGTTTAAAAAATCATTCTCTTCTTTTACGGTGTCTCATGGTTATAAATCATCATATACAGTAGGTAATTACACAAATAACCTACAATATGACACTTCTACACCAACAAATACAAATAATTCTGGTAATTATCAGTCAGAACTATTACTTTCGTCGGCAACTTTAATTGACGAGTTTTCTCCATTGGTAAAAGTTGATTTTAGAATGAAAAATGACTTTTCATTTAAAGGAGAAATAAGAAGAGATAGAAGTTTAACATTAAATTTCAATAATAATACTTTAACCGATGTTAAAGGAACAGAATATGTTGTTGGTTTTGGTTATAAAATTAAAGATGTTAAATTTGTAACCAGATTTACAGGTAAAAAACAAACCTTGAAAGGAGATGTTAATTTAAGAGCTGATATCTCTTTAAGAGATAATTTAACATTAATACGAAGTGTTGATAAAGAAAATAGTCAGATAACAGGAGGAGAGAAATTATTTGGGTTAAAATTTATAGCCGATTATAATTTAAGTAGTAGTTTAACAGCGTCGTTTTATTATAACCATCAAACGTTTCAATATGCGGTGTCAACTACGTTTCCAAGGCAATCTATCAATGCAGGAATCAATATTATATATAACTTAGGAAATTAA